The segment CGAAGGACGGACTTCCAGGGCAGGGACTGTCCTCTCCCGGCCTCCTTGTCCCCCCGACCCCGCCGGTGTCTAACTAAGGCACCGAGTAAGTGCTCAGCTAAGGCTCCTGGGAATCGTGTGGCCCCAGCACAGATGAGTGTATGAATGACTTTCCTGTGAGGCCAatccctccctgctctgggcctccatttcctcctcacgTGACACGAGGACACAAGGACACAGGACTAATCTGAGGTTGCAAGGCAGAAGCATTTTAAGTAGTTAACAACGGTTAAAAGGCCGGAGACTTCACACAAAAACCCTGCTTTCCTGATCTTCGACACCTCCTGAAACCCCAGAAGCCCTAGCCATGTGGCCACACCTGATGTGTGTGGCCACTGCCCCCTGAGCCGGGCGCTCGGCCACCAGTTCCCCGGGGTCTCTGCCGCCCCAGGCCGGGCCCTTGTGATTCATCGGGGCCCCGTGGGCATTTGATTCGAGGGCCCCGACAACGTGCATTCAGAAAGTGCTTTTGGAACGGATGCAACCACTAACGGCCTTCACAGCTCAACCTGGGTGTTCCAGcaaaacagggaaaagaaaagaaaggtcccAGGGTACGATCTTTTGGGGGTGCGAGACAGACTCAGACCTCCTTCTGGAGGACACAAGACTTCCCGAGGAGCCCTGGGAAGGGCCTTCAGGCCGTGGTTCACCCAACTTACTTGACCGTGAGACCCCTTTTCGATGAGAAACTTACTGCTACcctaaaaaacacattttaggggcgcctgggtggctcagttggttaagcgactgccttcggctcaggNNNNNNNNNNatgatcctggagtcccgggatcgagtcccgcatcgggctccctgctcagcagggagtctgcttctccctctgaccctcacccctctcatgctctctctctcattcactctctcaaataaataaataaaatctttaaaaaaaaaaaaaaaaggataaagaggCTCAAGACAGCTTCTTCCCGGGGCGCTATGTTTTAACTGGGGACCCTGCTCTGCCCCCAGAGCCACTGGCTTTCACGGGGCACCAGCAGGCCTCCAACGCTGTGTGCAGCTCGGACCAGAAGCTCAGGAGTCACCCTACACTTTCCTTTCCCTGTCTGCTACCCCCTCCCACATCAGCAAATCAGGTTGGCTCCATCCTCGGAACATACCCATTGTCCGGCCACCTCCCATCCCACCAGCCACGGCTGGTGGTGCCAGccccccaccacctctgcccTTGGTCATGACAACCGGCTCCTAGATTCCCTGCTGCCATGTTGGCCCGTTGAAACCCATCTCCTTACCCTCCTGGCTTCCTGCCTGCCCAGCTGCCCCCGGGGGCCGTTGGAAGGCACTTACAGCCCGAACAGCTCTGACCCGGAACCAGCCTGGAGCCGGTGTGGGCCGGCCCCGGGCCTGCTTCTGCTCTAAGGCTCTGGCCCTTGCCTGCTTCTCCAAGTTCACCTTGTCTGTCTCCCTGTTCCTCTTGTGGGCTTTTCATGACACTTGTCACAGTTTGAAAGGATCTATTGTAGGAATGTCTGTTTCCCCCAGTGACCTGTAGGTCCCGGGGACAGGGGTGTGTCCTTCGTCATCCCTATGGTaaccgtgcccccccccccctgccatACAGCTGCTGTTCCCGCCTACAGCAGCCCGTGGCTGTTCCGGCCACGCCGGCTGAATGCATCACGCCTGCTGGCTCTCCCTGACCCCTCCACGCAAGGCACTGAGCAAGGTCGGAGGGGAGACACAAATATTCTCTCACGAACATTTTTGCTAGTGCCTAGCACGAGTATGTTGCTGCACTGAAGCTATAGCTCACGGATGTGTTTTCCTGACTCCCCTTCTAGAACCTAAGTTCCACGAGGGCAGGCATCTTTGTCTACTTCGTTCCCTGCTGGGTCTCCACCACCTAGAACCCTGCCTGCCACAGAGCAGGCTCTGGACGGATGCTTGCAGGATACATGAACAAACGCAGCGCCCGTGAGGGGCCGGCACCGAGGCGGACACTTCAGCAACGCCTAGCAAGTTCTATGCGTGAGACGCTGAGCTTGGTTGGGGCTCGCGGGACAAAGGCTCTGTGCTTAGTACTACTACACTAGAAGCCCCTGAGAGCTGGGACTAAGTCTTGTTTGCTCTCCGTTGGATCCCTGGCTCCTGGTACCTAGGAAAGCCTCAATAAACCTTTGGGATCTACAGCtagaaggatggagggagggagactggGACGGATGGGACGGGGGAGGGCTGGCTGGTTGCAACCCTGGTTTCAGGGGGTCAGCTTCTGCTCCCGAGCCCTCCCGGGAGGCCCCGGCCCCAGTACCTTGAGGTCCAGGTGCAGAACCCGCATCTTGTGCATGAAGAGGATCCCGTCGCAGATCTGCCTGACAAACACCATGGTGTCCACCTCAGTCAGCTGATAGTCCTCATCCACAATCCTCTCGAAGAGCTCGCCGCCCTCGATGCTGTGTGCACAGAGCCCTCTACAGGCTTGCTTCCGGGCCGGCTGGCACCCCCACCCGGCCCCCTGCCCCACTGCCGACACTCACTACTCCATGAACAGGACTATCTCGTGCGAGGTCTCGATGGCCGCGTAGAGCTGGATCAGGTTGCGGTGGTTCAGCTGGTTCATCACCTCGATCTCAAGCTTCACCATTTCCTGGGCACCAGGGAAGCCAGGGGCACCAACTGAGTGTCGCCGCTCCCTGCCTTCCCCCCTTCCATACCTCTGCCCTTGACCGGCTCTGTCAGGCCTGGCCTGGACCACTGCCTGGCCTCCTCCTTGCCTCCCATCTCTCCCCACCCGGAGCCCGTGTCCACGCCACCGGTCATTCCGTCCAGGACACTGTTCCTCCTGCCCGAATACTCGGGTGCCCGAGGGCCAGTCCTCCGCTCACCACTCTCCCCACTGCACCCTCTCCCTGGGCTTTCTCCTCAAGTCCCAGGACATGCCATTCCATGCAGATGTGACCGATTCCCAAATATGCATCTCCACCTCTGAGCGCGCCCTTGAACTGCAGGCACCAACGGCTCCCACGGCCTGACTGCCATTCCCCTGGATGGCTAAGAGACCTCCTGGATCTCTCAGGTCCAAATGAATCCCTTGCCACGGCGCCCGCCCCACGGCTGAGTTGCCCTCAGCTTGCCTGTCAGCAAGAGGGCCCGCCCCGTCGCCCAGGGGTGCAGGACATAAAGCCAGGAGCTGTCCCAGATTCCTCTCATTCTCACACCCCTCTAGAGAGAAATCCCTCTAGATTTCAAATCCAATAACTCCTTGCCAGCTCCACCGCTGCCTTCCTGGCCTAGGCTGCCATTATTTGTCACTTTCAGAAAGGGTGAATGCCAACCGTCACACTGGTAGCTTGAAGTCAGCCGTGGTAGGATTATTGACACCAGGGAAATGCCAAAAGCTACAGGTCgggcctctccccctgcccgtcccctcagcccccagcctcacATCACTGCCCcagttttcccatttttcccGTGATTCTATTCCTTCATTCACATCTCACTCTACCCGCCGCTTCCTCAAGAGGCCTGATCTCACCACCTTATCTTAACAGCCCCCATCGGCCCCACACTCCCTGTACCCTTCctagctttattttcctttctagaaCTGCTCAGTTCCTGACGCCATGCTTTCTGTGTGCGTCGTGTTGAGTTGTCTGCCCCTGTCCCAAGCACGTcggcccaggagggcagggactcAGACACTTCACTGCCACTTCCCTAGCACCCGGCACAGTGAATGGCCCAGAAAAAGTACTCACTAATTAATTAATCAAGAGCTGACTCCAGTTAATCTCCACAGCACATATGTCTGGAGCATCTACGCTGAGCCAGGTCCGTGACAGAGGCCTGGAGACCCCGCAGTCAAGTGGAAGGCCGGAGAAAGGCGGAGTCACATGGAAAACGCATGCCTTCCCGACGTGCACAGAGCCATGATCGAGAAGCAGGGCTGCAGGGCTCTGGAGCTTCTCCTCATGCTCCTCCCAGGCTCCAGGCCTCCGCACATGCTGTGTCTCTGCCCCAAATGCCCATAAGTTCCCGTCTCGGCTCCCCTGACTCAACCCAAGGGTCCCCCACAGGTCTCTGTCACTCCTGGCCTCAGTCCTTCCTTCTCACAGTCCCCTCAGCTTGAGACTCTTTTCCCCGCCTCTCCACCGGAACCAGCTCCTCCTTTGAGCCTTCATTGGAGAGAGACTAGCCAGCTGAATCTGGAGGCTCCTCCACAGCCCCCTCCTGACCCCCGCCTGACCCCTGCCTGACCCCCGTCTGACCTCCGCCTGACCCCCACCTGACCCCCGCCTGACCTCCGCCTGACCCCCGCCTGACCCCCACCCTATGAGCTACCGCCCTCACCACAACAGGTGGTGAGGTGGTTATCACCCCCTCACACACCTGACCCCCTGACTCCACATGAGCCTCTgcctacattcattcattcattcactctttcattCGTTCCTTAAACAAACACTGCCTCGGCCTCCTCTGAACCGGGCCCGGGCCAGGTGTGGAGGCACAGCTCTAGACCCGGCCTGATTACCTTGGCGCTCCCTGAGGGCGCAAACCATATTCATTTCACTCAGGGACCCCCCGTGCCCAGCGCAGGGCCTGGCCCCGAGCCCACGCTCATCAGCGTTTGCTGGATTGAACCAAACAGAAGACAGGAACGTCCTGTGCCTAGAAGGGGAAGTCCCCAGGATAAGTTCACCAACTGAAGTGTCTTGTTTATGGGTAGGGGCTTCAGGTCCCTGTGGCAGGgttgtctgtctgtccatctgtctatcTGAATGACATCTTTAGCGCATCAAGGTTCACACACCAAGCTCCTGGTGCAGACACATGGGTGGAGGGAGGTGAGAGGTACCCACTCAAAGgatcccctctccttcccacgtAGCCAGCCCCTACTACCTTGTCTTTGGGTGTCTGTTTCTTGATGACTTTGGCTGCCAACTTGAGGCCTGTGGCTTTCTCTGTGCACGTACAGACTGCTCCAAACTTACCACTGAAGAGAAAAgaggtggggagtgagggggTTTCCAGGGGCACAGGGCTGAAGTAGGGGGTCTGTGCTCTGCTCCTGTCTCGGTCCCCCTCTGTGAGCTGGGACGCTTGCCCCAGCCAGCCTGACTCCCTCCTGAAGCTGGGAGCTCTGTGGCAGGGACAGTGGCTGAACCACACCAACCATGGTCACAGGACGGGTAGACTCATCCACAGGCTGGCCCCTGATGTGACAACTCACAGCCTCGTGGTAAGCATGGGTCCTGGGGCTCTGAATCCCAGGAGAAGGCACCTGGAGGGATTTTTATGAAGCTCTTTGAGGGGGTCAGGGTGGTGCCTataactgaaacaggaaaatacTGTTCGCTTCCTACGGGAAATGGATCAATGATCAATGGCGTGTCTGTGTGCGATGCAGTGAACCGAGGGCATATCAACCCATGTGACAGCTTGCATATGAGGGGGTAAGTAACCATGCAGAAGTAATTGTGTCCACGTAGATCATGTCCAGTCGGGGTGTGTCTGGGCCTTGCACAGGAAAGATGTGAGGCCCTGGGGCTCGATGCTCTCCTGCCCATGGGCCAGGGGCTCGGGGTCCCAGCTCTCACCCGCCCAGCGCCTCCTTGGAGTTCATGCTGAATTGACAGCTGACGTTCCCGGGCCTCAGCTCCACGATGCGGTGGGGaaagggggctgggggtggcggaCAATCATCTGGGGAGGCAGAGCAGAGCCACCACGGTCAGTGCCAGGGGCTGCTGAGAAGGCGCCCCAGCACCACCCCCTCCTGCCTGGCCTGGGCCCCATCCAGGGAAGTTCACCAAGTGATACCTGGGGGACAGCTGGCTCCAGGATAGGGGTTGGGGGCCCAGTTTCCAGTTTCAGCTCTGCCACCAACACACAAAATGGCCTTGGGACTCTGTCAGAGGGGGCTCAGCGTCTCCTGGCACAACAATGGGGACAGCTGATTGGACTTCTCAGACCCTCCCACATGATAAGGAATGAAGTCTCCATCCCAAACTATCTCCATTTccatcaaagaaagaaagggggggggggcgggatgaTCATGGCGGAGCGCCAGAGAGGCGTGACTACGTCTGAATGATGGGGTAGGTGACAGGACCTGCCTACCATCCCCTCTAATTACACCACAAGCTGGCCCGTCCTCCGGAACGGCTGCCCAATCTGGGCATGGcccaagggcagggggagggccgGGGAGGAGACCAGGACCGAGATGTTTGGTAGAGAGATGCTGCCACCTAGCCGCAACCACGGGGAACAGCGGGCCCTGGCGGCTCACAGGCTGAGTCATCGGGAATGGAAACCTCTTTATAAATAGCAAGAGGCAGCAGGGAAGCCGGGCTGGTGATGCATCTGACGGCCCTTGGAGGTTGTTCAGGTCCCGTCACCCCAAGGATGTGATTTCTGGAGGGGGCGGAGCAGAAGTCTCTGCTGCtgctggggggaggaggcagggctccTGACTGCCGCCCAGCCGCCTGGCCTTCCCACCCGGTCTGGGTGGCACTGTGCCGCTGACCCAGCAGGCCCGCTGGGCTTCCGGGGCACCTCAGCCTGGAGGAGGGGGGTGTCAGGACACTCTGGGCTCTTCTGACCccatctcaccccacccccagccctgccgcGCCCCCACCCTGGCCCTTTCCCTATTCACCTGCTCCCCAAGCTCGCTCGTGCTCAGTGGCTCCTGCTGCccactgactaaaccacccaacCACCAGCTCCTTGTCTGATCATCAGTTGAGGCGGCCCCACAGTCCTGCCCCATCGCACGTGCCCAGCTTCCTTGGTCACTGCTCGCATACACAGGCACCTGTGCTCCTCAGCTCATGAACCTGCTATGGCCCTCTTGGCCCTCCCGACCCCCTCCAGGATGTCCTTTAACTACCAAAGCCTGGCCTTTGAGCCATTCTACAGCTGACTTCAAATTCCACTATCCAGAGAGTTGGTGCTGCTCCAAAACctgtcgatttttttttttcaaaaccccATTATAGACAAAGTAGAAGAAAGTCAAAAGTGAGCTCTGAAGTGGGTCTGTTTGGACAGTTTCAAATCCCGTCTTAGCTGTGGATTTGGGGCACTCACTCCATTTCCCTTTCCCTGAGACTCCGTTTTCCCATCTATCAAAAGGGACTAGGGATTTATACTTCTTAGAGGTGTGTGACACCTAGATGGGTCAGCCTGGGTGAGGCGTGGCTCAGAGCAGCTCAGTCCTCTAAACAGGGAGACGTGGGGATACCTGGGGAGCCCCCTGCCGTCCCCAgtccccacctgcccctggcCTACCCAAAATCTGGAAGCAGTCCTCCTCCCTGGCTGTGAGACAGAGGGCCTGCCCCACCTCCGATTTCTCCGAGGGAACAGCCTGGAACTCGATCCCCCTCGAGGTGTCCCCTTGCACCTTGGCCTGGCCAGCCTGGCCTGCAGCcttctctcctgcttccttctgGCTGTCTGCCAGGATgttcttccctccttctgctgCCTTGGCTGGCCCGGGATCCGTAGGGCTGGGGGTCACAGGCACCCCTTCAAAGATGAGCTCCGATGCCTCACTCAGAGGTTTCTCAGCTGGCAGACTCTCAGGCCTAGAACGTGAGAACACAGGTAGAGATGATACCTTTAGCACTGCGTCTGCCTCCGGGAGGCCTCCATGCTTCCAGAGCCTCTTCTGCAATCTGGAGCCAATacaaccaccccccaccccaccccccgcccccaccacagCCTCAAATGCATGGGGTGAGGCATCCAAATTCACTTTATACGAAATCAAGGGACGTTAATAATACCATGCATGTCTGTGGTCATTACCTTGACTGTCAATGCACTGATAGATCATTAATATCTACTAATAGGATTGTTGTTCTGGTTAATCATTAGGTGACTACAATTAGGGAGATTATGGAGCTCTTGATTCACACAAACTCTGGCAATACAACTGATTAATGCATCAGTGATACCAATGTATTAATTGATACCAATACATAATTCAGCCTGATGTGGTGGTAGTATTGTGGTTTGCAATATATCACTAATATCACTCATGTGATTAGCATTCAGGTCAGTGTAACGGATTGCCTCGTAAGACTGGTGCTGTATAATGGTTATGAAAGCATTAGTAATGATCTATCAATCTGATAATTAGTCATTATTTCATATTATAGTAAGAAGAATGGTTATCTTTTCCTCCTGATATCTCAGTCCTGCCCTCGGCTAGAACCAAGTTCATGGAGTAAGGGGGATGCTGGCCTCCAGGTGCTTTGTGAAGAGGTCTTCAAGGACCTCTCTGTCTTGACATTCCAGGTGTCTATGAACTATCACCAAGTCCTGGTTTCTGCAGGGGCACAAGGTAGGAGAGCCAATGCCCGGGACAGATGCTAAACATCCGAACTGCCCGATCCAGCACAGAACACGGTGACGATGAGGCCCGAGACAGAGGAGCTAAATGCAACGACTGCAGACAGAGCCTCaaacccctccccactgcccgaCAGGGGACGCTCACCTAGAGATAATGGCAGGGCAGCTGGGGCTGTGCAGAAAGGCGGGCGAGCCCCTCCTGACCGCTGCTTGGCCCTCCGCTGCCTTCTTGTGAACCTTGGGCTCTCCGGGGCCCTGGCTGCCCGAGGCCTCCTGCTTGGCATCGGGCTTCTTGACGCTGGCCTCGGCTGTCGCGGTCtgctggggcagggctgctggctgCCCAGCACTACCCTCCGCAGGGCCCCCACCCAGGTCGCCTTCTCCCTTGGGGCCCTCGCTGCCGGTGGAGGGTTGGGCCAGGGCACCATCCTCTTCCTTTAGGGCGTCAGCTTTGTCGTCTTTCTTCAGGGTGCGTGGATCAGGCTCTTTCTTTGGATGTGGGGTCCCAGGTTCTTTCTTTGCATCTGGGGTCCCAGGACCTTTCTTTGGATCTGGTGGACCAGACGCTTTCTCTGCAGCCAGAGGTCCTTCACCTGCTGTACCTTTAGGTGCCTCATCTGCAAAGGAAGTGAGATCCCAGTCAGGATCCACCGTCCTCCCCCAGCCAGGCTGACCAGTGCCCAGCTCTGGGCCCAAGTCCCCACCTAGGCAGCGGTTTGCAAATACTTGTCCCACTGAGGATCTGGGGCCATTTCATGGGCTCTAGAGATGGGCTGCTGGGGCCTCGGAGGCCCTTGTGGGAGACTTCTGGTCCTCTAACACACCTTGATGCCCCCACCATCACTCGCCCTGAATGTTTAGGTGCCATGCACGGGGGCTCCACATTTTCCCAGTCTCTCCAGGGAGGGCTTCCAGTCGGCCCTCAACCCAGCCCAACCTTACCCAGAGATCGTTCTaatttctgggtcctgggacccagaACTCCCGCTGAGGAATGGGCCCGGCCCTGGAGTCCAACAGCCCTTCCCAggctcctccctctgtctcctgccccAGCTTAGCACCTGTTGATGGGCTCTGGATTCCCAGCTCCACTGCTCCGTTTTCTGTCGCCATGAGGCAGGGAGGCGTGTGCTTCTGCTTGTCTAACTCAAGTCTTTCTAGCTGCAGAAAGAAGAGTGAGGTGTGTCAGGCTGTCAGATTCCTCCTCTTGCCTGGCGGAGAAGAGCCAGGGCCAGCTGACTGAGGGGAGAGAGGTACCTGGAGCAGAGAGGGGCAACCTGATGGTCGCCTGACTTGCAGCGGCTGCGCAGGAGCTCTCCTGGGGCAGTTGTAAGGGATTGGGCTGGGTGGGCAGAGGCGGAGGCAGGGGCACAGGCAGGGGAGGCGGGGACGGAGGAGAGGATCTCTTACACCAGAGGCCATGCAGCTCGGACTGCCACCACCTGTCACTCTTGGC is part of the Neomonachus schauinslandi chromosome 10, ASM220157v2, whole genome shotgun sequence genome and harbors:
- the MYLK2 gene encoding myosin light chain kinase 2, skeletal/cardiac muscle; this translates as MATENGAVELGIQSPSTDEAPKGTAGEGPLAAEKASGPPDPKKEPDPRTLKKDDKADALKEEDGALAQPSTGSEGPKGEGDLGGGPAEGSAGQPAALPQQTATAEASVKKPDAKQEASGSQGPGEPKVHKKAAEGQAAVRRGSPAFLHSPSCPAIISRPESLPAEKPLSEASELIFEGVPVTPSPTDPGPAKAAEGGKNILADSQKEAGEKAAGQAGQAKVQGDTSRGIEFQAVPSEKSEVGQALCLTAREEDCFQILDDCPPPPAPFPHRIVELRPGNVSCQFSMNSKEALGGGKFGAVCTCTEKATGLKLAAKVIKKQTPKDKEMVKLEIEVMNQLNHRNLIQLYAAIETSHEIVLFMEYIEGGELFERIVDEDYQLTEVDTMVFVRQICDGILFMHKMRVLHLDLKPENILCVNTTGHLVKIIDFGLARRYNPNEKLKVNFGTPEFLSPEVVNYDQISDKTDMWSMGVITYMLLSGLSPFLGDDDTETLNNVLCADWSFDGETFEAVSDEAKDFVSSLLVKDQTARMSAAQCLAHPWLNNLAEKAKRCNRRLKSQILLKKYLMKRRWKKNFIAVSAANRFKKISSSGALMALGV